One genomic region from Acidimicrobiales bacterium encodes:
- a CDS encoding ABC transporter substrate-binding protein, translated as MRRLLAPAVVGCAVALVAAACGGGSSSPSSSSSGGGGANTASAPGITATNITIGSHQPLTGVAAPGYDEIAPSSKALFDDVNAHGGVNGRKITYTYQDDAYNPTQTATVVRSLVLQDNVFGIFNGLGTPTHLAVQQFLNTERVPDLFVASGCDCWNNPGKFPYTSGYQTDYTIEGKITGQYVKNTFPGKKVGYLYQNDDFGQGGIQGLDQQIPKSSVVTRQNYVPTNLDVGPQVAALQASGAQVAVLYTVPPFTALTIGAAAKIGYHPQWVTSSVSADPTTVGNLLKGTSMLEGLVSSSYLPSPNDTSNPWVQTFMRIHNQYVPNLPFDGNTIYGMSVAYTFVKLMQQAGTNPTRQSVVNALKTANLAGPGLVPISYSSTSGFTGVQMGTITGGKFVLSGPRFTATDNGPIGTFNGTQPPPPSNL; from the coding sequence TTGCGACGGTTGCTGGCGCCGGCGGTGGTGGGATGCGCCGTCGCCTTGGTGGCGGCGGCCTGTGGGGGCGGGTCGTCGAGCCCCTCGTCCTCCTCGTCGGGAGGCGGCGGCGCCAACACGGCCTCGGCTCCGGGGATCACCGCCACCAACATCACCATCGGGAGCCATCAGCCACTCACCGGAGTGGCCGCCCCCGGTTACGACGAGATCGCACCGTCGTCGAAGGCGCTGTTCGACGACGTCAACGCCCACGGCGGTGTGAACGGCCGCAAGATCACCTACACCTACCAGGACGACGCCTACAACCCGACCCAGACCGCCACGGTCGTGCGCAGTCTGGTCCTCCAGGACAACGTGTTCGGCATCTTCAACGGGCTGGGCACGCCCACGCACCTCGCTGTGCAGCAGTTCCTCAACACCGAACGGGTGCCCGACCTGTTCGTCGCCTCCGGCTGTGACTGCTGGAACAACCCGGGCAAGTTCCCGTACACCTCCGGCTACCAGACCGACTACACCATCGAGGGCAAGATCACCGGCCAGTACGTCAAGAACACCTTCCCCGGCAAGAAGGTCGGCTACCTGTACCAGAACGACGACTTCGGCCAGGGCGGGATCCAGGGCCTCGACCAGCAGATCCCCAAGTCGTCGGTGGTGACGCGCCAGAACTACGTGCCGACCAACCTCGACGTCGGACCGCAGGTGGCCGCCCTCCAGGCCTCGGGTGCCCAGGTGGCCGTGCTCTACACCGTGCCTCCGTTCACCGCCCTGACCATCGGCGCCGCGGCCAAGATCGGCTACCACCCGCAGTGGGTGACCTCGAGCGTGAGCGCCGACCCGACCACGGTGGGCAACCTGCTCAAGGGCACCTCGATGCTCGAGGGTCTCGTGAGCAGCTCGTACCTGCCGTCGCCGAACGACACGTCGAATCCCTGGGTCCAGACCTTCATGCGCATCCACAACCAGTACGTGCCGAACCTTCCGTTCGACGGGAACACCATCTACGGCATGTCGGTGGCCTACACCTTCGTGAAGCTCATGCAGCAGGCAGGCACCAATCCCACCCGCCAGAGCGTGGTCAACGCGCTGAAGACGGCCAACCTGGCCGGTCCCGGGCTGGTCCCCATCAGCTACTCGTCGACCTCGGGCTTCACGGGGGTGCAGATGGGCACGATCACCGGGGGCAAGTTCGTCCTGAGCGGGCCGCGCTTCACTGCGACCGACAACGGGCCGATCGGGACGTTCAACGGCACCCAGCCCCCGCCGCCCTCCAACCTGTAG